A single Lactuca sativa cultivar Salinas chromosome 8, Lsat_Salinas_v11, whole genome shotgun sequence DNA region contains:
- the LOC111876057 gene encoding nuclear speckle RNA-binding protein A isoform X2: MGDSYWKYAAAEGRQQQPPLHPLIGKRPRSDYDVPGGRELPKYFDPEGERGPGPQLVVKDSDSIGASYDRYLRGTQLPPYSGIESGRPMGMGVGGGGFHEDPRMMGMGMGMGMGMGMGMGMGPPASAKGRDAAGLLGGGRHEIPLPPDASNTLFVEGLPSNCSRREVAHIFRPFVGYKEARLVTKESRHSSGDPLVLCFVDFKSPAEAATAKDALQGCLQNSAKYTGHVFVYEYWMF, encoded by the exons ATGGGTGATTCTTATTGGAAATACGCTGCCGCTGAAGGTAGGCAGCAACAGCCACCACTTCATCCACTCATCGGGAAGCGCCCTCGCTCCGATTACG ATGTTCCTGGTGGGCGTGAGTTGCCTAAATATTTTGATCCTGAGGGGGAGAGAGGACCTGGGCCTCAACTAGTGGTTAAAGATTCTGATTCAATCGGTGCATCTTACGATCGTTACCTGCGTGGCACg CAATTACCGCCATACAGTGGCATTGAGTCTGGTAGACCCATGGGCATGGgagttggtggtggtggttttcaTGAAGATCCTCGCATGATGGGTATGGGTATGGGCATGGGTATGGGTATGGGTATGGGTATGGGTATGGGCCCCCCTGCATCAGCAAAAGGTCGGGATGCAGCAGGGTTGTTAGGAGGTGGGAGGCATGAAATTCCTTTGCCTCCTGATGCCAGCAATACATTGTTTGTAGAGGGTTTGCCTTCAAATTGTTCACGAAGAGAAGTGGCTC ATATATTTCGCCCTTTTGTGGGGTACAAAGAAGCCCGACTCGTGACAAAGGAATCCAGACAT TCGAGTGGTGATCCATTGGTACTCTGTTTTGTTGATTTCAAAAGTCCAGCTGAGGCAGCTACTGCGAAAGATGCCTTACAAG GTTGTTTACAAAACAGTGCAAAGTACACGGGTCATGTATTTGTATACGAGTATTGGATGTTTTGA
- the LOC111876057 gene encoding nuclear speckle RNA-binding protein A isoform X1, with translation MGDSYWKYAAAEGRQQQPPLHPLIGKRPRSDYDVPGGRELPKYFDPEGERGPGPQLVVKDSDSIGASYDRYLRGTQLPPYSGIESGRPMGMGVGGGGFHEDPRMMGMGMGMGMGMGMGMGMGPPASAKGRDAAGLLGGGRHEIPLPPDASNTLFVEGLPSNCSRREVAHIFRPFVGYKEARLVTKESRHSSGDPLVLCFVDFKSPAEAATAKDALQGYKFDEHDRESVSLRLQFARYPGVRAGGGGGGKPGGGANRGRR, from the exons ATGGGTGATTCTTATTGGAAATACGCTGCCGCTGAAGGTAGGCAGCAACAGCCACCACTTCATCCACTCATCGGGAAGCGCCCTCGCTCCGATTACG ATGTTCCTGGTGGGCGTGAGTTGCCTAAATATTTTGATCCTGAGGGGGAGAGAGGACCTGGGCCTCAACTAGTGGTTAAAGATTCTGATTCAATCGGTGCATCTTACGATCGTTACCTGCGTGGCACg CAATTACCGCCATACAGTGGCATTGAGTCTGGTAGACCCATGGGCATGGgagttggtggtggtggttttcaTGAAGATCCTCGCATGATGGGTATGGGTATGGGCATGGGTATGGGTATGGGTATGGGTATGGGTATGGGCCCCCCTGCATCAGCAAAAGGTCGGGATGCAGCAGGGTTGTTAGGAGGTGGGAGGCATGAAATTCCTTTGCCTCCTGATGCCAGCAATACATTGTTTGTAGAGGGTTTGCCTTCAAATTGTTCACGAAGAGAAGTGGCTC ATATATTTCGCCCTTTTGTGGGGTACAAAGAAGCCCGACTCGTGACAAAGGAATCCAGACAT TCGAGTGGTGATCCATTGGTACTCTGTTTTGTTGATTTCAAAAGTCCAGCTGAGGCAGCTACTGCGAAAGATGCCTTACAAG gttataagtttGACGAACATGACCGAGAGTCGGTGAGCTTACGGCTGCAATTTGCTCGCTACCCTGGTGTGAGGGCAGGAGGTGGCGGCGGAGGGAAGCCGGGTGGTGGAGCGAACCGTGGAAGACGTTGA